In one Buteo buteo chromosome 10, bButBut1.hap1.1, whole genome shotgun sequence genomic region, the following are encoded:
- the GPX7 gene encoding glutathione peroxidase 7 isoform X2: MLDPEGSVEHQPSSSFPKVFLIPLAMLLAIAALLLLAFSATQQKEPDFYTFKVVNIRGKLVSLEKYRGSVSLVVNVASECGYTDSHYKALQQLQRDLGPYHFNVLAFPCNQFGQQEPDTNKEIESFARKTYGASFPMFSKIAVSGAGAIPAFKYLIDSTGEEPTWNFWKYLVDPNGKVVKAWDSTVSIEEIRPYVTELVRKIILKKKDEL, encoded by the exons ATGCTAGATCCTGAGGGCAGTGTGGAGCACcagccttcctcttccttccccaaagtTTTCCTCATCCCTCTAGCCATGCTCCTTGCAATTGCAGCACTCCTGCTCTTAGCATTTTCCGCTACGCAGCAGAAAGAGCCTGATTTTTACACTTTCAAAGTTGTAAACATCAGGGGCAAACTAGTCTCTCTGGAGAAATACAGGGGCTCG GTGTCGCTAGTTGTCAACGTTGCGAGTGAGTGTGGGTATACAGACAGCCACTACAAGGCCTTACAACAGTTACAGAGAGACCTTGGCCCATATCACTTCAATGTGCTGGCATTCCCGTGCAATCAGTTTGGGCAGCAAGAACCAGACACCAACAAAGAGATTGAGAGTTTTGCACGAAAGACTTATGGTGCCTCCTTTCCTATGTTCAGCAAAATTGCAGTCAGCGGAGCCGGTGCAATTCCTGCCTTCAAGTACTTAATTG aTTCTACAGGAGAAGAACCAACCTGGAACTTCTGGAAATACCTGGTGGACCCCAATGGGAAAGTGGTAAAGGCCTGGGACTCTACTGTCTCTATTGAAGAAATAAGACCTTATGTTACAGAACTTGTAAGGAAAATCATCCTGAAGAAGAAGGATGAATTATGA